GTGATTTTGATCACCATCCGTTTGCGCCGTGCCCACGACAAATTTTAATCGTCAGATTTCTTCTTCATTTTATCCTTAGCTTCATCCACGACGCCCTTAACAGTTTCTTCTGCGTCAGCTAATTTGTCCTTAGCTTTGCCCATTAAGGATTGTGTTTTGCCCTGGGCTTCACGTGCACGGTCCCCGGTTACTTTACCTTCGACTTCTTTGGCCTTGCCGCTCAACTGGTCCTTCTTGCTATCGAACTTCTTGTTAACATCACTCATAAAAAGCGCCTCCTAATATAAGAATTAACCTTAGTTTGCGATAAGTGATGACAAAACGCAACCAATATGCACAATGCTCATAACCACTCGGTCAGAAAGGCAATCAGTAGGGCAGCAAAGTTGATCAGCCAAATTTGTTGTCGCTGGGGGAGCATGATTGTCGGATGATGTGTCAAAACGATCGTGTTCAACAAAACCATTAAAATAATCAGGGCGCTGAGCCCGTAATTTGTAGCGATCAACAGATGGTCGCTGGCAATGCCGGCCCAATGAGTCAGGGCAAAAATCAAGTTTAAAAAACACGCAATTAAGATACTATGGCGTAGATACTTTAACGTGGTCATCAATGGTAACCTCCCTTAGAAATAATCATGCTGATGGTTTCTAAGAAAAAATACACCATTGCCAGGCTAACGGCGTGCAC
This Lactiplantibacillus plantarum DNA region includes the following protein-coding sequences:
- a CDS encoding CsbD family protein produces the protein MSDVNKKFDSKKDQLSGKAKEVEGKVTGDRAREAQGKTQSLMGKAKDKLADAEETVKGVVDEAKDKMKKKSDD